The DNA window ACCCCAATTCTCTCTCTGCCTCTTGTTTTTGAAACTACTTGCATAACCATTTTTATCTTGATATACGTCCACATCTTCCCTAAAATAGTACAATTGAATGTTTCTTCCTCACACTAATGCATAGCAGCTGCTACTGCTAGTATTATACAGcatatactaaaaaaaaaaaggtatatatatatatatatatatatatatatatatatatatatatatatatatatatatatatatatatatatatatatatatatatatatatatatatatatatatatatatatatatatatatatatatatagtaatgcTATTCATACACCCAATTATTACACTAATACTTACACTAAACAGTATTTTACAATAGTCATTAAATttagttaatgcagtaatgaagttggttaatgcaacattcaggtattaaaaataatttttagcagttaTCAAACTTGATTAATGCTGTGTAAAaccttggttaatgcagtaataaagttggttaatgcggtaataaaattggttaatgcaacattcaggtattaaaaatattttttaacagtcatcaaacttggttaatgcagtgtaaaaatttggttaatacagtaatgaagttggttaatgcacgtccaagtattaaaaataaacgtccgtacatgaatagtattcattcgtacatgaatagtattcgtCCGTACATGTATAGTGACGTCCGAACATGAATAATATCGTCCGTACATACGGTATAGGTGTAGGTATATTCAATTTTAACCTATTACTAAACTATAAGCTATTCTTATCATGTAATCAACCCCAACCAAAACATAAACAGCAAATTCATAAACTCTGTCATCAACATAAGAAAATCTTTATTCTGTACTCTCCAAAACTTTCCTAAGATTCTGAGCATCCACTTTAGTTTCCAAGGACTCAACCCTGCTTTCTTCTTACTTCACATTCAGATTCCAGTTTCTCAATTTTGGACTTCAACACACCAATTTCTTCCTTCAACGCCTTGTTCTCCGATGCATTCACGCTTTTATTCCTCTCAAAACTTCGATTCTGATTCTTAACAGTTTCCATAGTTTTCCTAAGAACCCGAAGCTCTCTAATGTAATGATGCAATCTATCTATAACCAAAGAAAGGAACAAAACAAACCCTGTCCACACAATCACAATATATGTAACAAATGAACCaatattgaataaaacaaataaaagtgaaagtgaaaaagttGATTAATTACCCAAAAGAGAAGCTTGTAATAGGTGGTTGGACAATAGTACTTGTTCGGTGGGATCAATAATAGTAACACTTTCCACATACCGACACCGAATCTCATAAATACTGTAGAGTGCAGAACCGAGCATCACCACCAACGTGGCCGTGACGGTTTTAACGACGACGGGTCCACGGCCGCGCTTGGCCGTGTTCAAAGCCATGATCACGAGCTTCCTTAGCGGTGTCTTGAACAAAAAACTCATAATCATTAACATTTCTGCAAATATAACTGCATATAATAGCTGCAACATTTTCGTTTATTTCTCTGTATTATTCTAACTAAGTTGATAATTGAATATAAAAAGGTAGGACTATAGAATTAATTAGGATGCTAATACGAATAAACAATAAGTGGAGTCTTACTTTTAATGCGAAATAAATAAGTGAAGTCCTATTTATTAATGTTATATTATTAGTATAAGGTTG is part of the Vicia villosa cultivar HV-30 ecotype Madison, WI linkage group LG2, Vvil1.0, whole genome shotgun sequence genome and encodes:
- the LOC131647852 gene encoding uncharacterized protein LOC131647852 isoform X1, with the translated sequence MLQLLYAVIFAEMLMIMSFLFKTPLRKLVIMALNTAKRGRGPVVVKTVTATLVVMLGSALYSIYEIRCRYVESVTIIDPTEQVLLSNHLLQASLLGFVLFLSLVIDRLHHYIRELRVLRKTMETVKNQNRSFERNKSVNASENKALKEEIGVLKSKIEKLESECEVRRKQG
- the LOC131647852 gene encoding uncharacterized protein LOC131647852 isoform X2; its protein translation is MLQLLYAVIFAEMLMIMSFLFKTPLRKLVIMALNTAKRGRGPVVVKTVTATLVVMLGSALYSIYEIRCRYVESVTIIDPTEQVLLSNHLLQASLLDRLHHYIRELRVLRKTMETVKNQNRSFERNKSVNASENKALKEEIGVLKSKIEKLESECEVRRKQG